CGCTCCGGCGGCTGCTGACGCGGCTTGGTTTCATCTTCGTCCGGCATGAGCGGTGCAGGTTCCCGCAACGGGAGAAAATGCACCATGCGGGTCCGGCTCTCAGCGAGATATTCCGCCAGTGGAACTTCGAGTTGCGGCGGCAGTTCTTCGGCGATCCCTTTATAGGTCAGCGCATTTCCGGTCTGCATCACTTCGTGCGAGAGCCGCGTCATCGCCTTCACCAGGTTCGCGCGATGCTGGACTCCTTCCTGACCGCTGATGCCGTAGATCTTGGTCCGCACTCCATGTTTCAGGGCCAGGCTCACCCGATCGCAGCCAATCAGCAGCCGACCATCGTTGGTGGCGACCGCGACCGTCTGCTTCAGGTCCAGGCTCTGCTGCAGCTTGATCAGAAACAAATCGAGCGACTGCCAGAAGTTGTCCGCCGGCGCCGCTTTTCCCCGGGCCGCCTGATCCTGTTCAAATTTGCGAAAATAGCTGACGACTGTTTCGGCAACTTCCCGCAGATGGGCCGCCTCGTCGGGTCGAAACGCATTCAGCCGGAACAGTTCCAGCACGCGATGCGGCCCCTCGGTGTTCCGCATGGGGGCCATCAGTAAGGAATGCTGCTTCAAGCCGGCTTCTGGCACCGACCGCTCCGGCACCAGCGCCAGCTTCTGCTGTCGCAGGCATTCGAGAATCAGCGACTGATGGTCGGGGTCGAGAGAATAGAAGCCGTCGACCGAAAGCCGCTCCAGCGACTGTGCGGCGAGGATGCGCTGGTCCTGCTGGCTCAAAATGTCGACCACGGCCGCCGCATCGAGCCCCTCGATCTCGACGAGTGCTTCCACGACTGATTGGGCGAACGCCCGTATTGTCGAGCTGCCATCGAGCAACTGATCGCATCGCCGCCGCAGACGTTCGAGTTTTCCGTGCGTCAGAGAATCGTTCGACATGGCCCGAAAAAGTTGCTGGCCTCGAATTGCACGTCAGTTCATCTGACGGCAATCAGAGGTTCTTGATAATGCTGAAAATCCTGGTCGCGTGGTTGCCTTTGCCACATCCCTTGGCTGCACGATAAGATAGCAACGTCCGTCGCAGGATGAGTCAGAATGGAACCGGGAATTCTGGAAGTTCCTGTTCCCCATGACAAACCGGGCCGCTGCGAAAAATCATGTCGGGCAGTCGAAAACGGCTGTTTGAGTGCGATTCCGCGGCATCACAAATGGTGACGACCTCATTTCAAGGATCGCGTTCCCCGTGCGGAAGTACTCAATCTGGCAATGGACGGCAATCTGCGGGCTGGTTTTTTCACCGGTCCAGCTCACGGCCGGTGAAATCGCGGTTCGCGAGCCCAAACTCGCCTTCGTTGATCGGGTGACCTTCTCGGTCGATCGCACCGGCGTCATCGCCAAAGTGCCGAAGGAAGGGGAGCAGCTCGAAGCAGGCCAGACTGTCGTCCAACTGAAGGACGAAGTTCCCCGCGCCATGCTGGCAGTCGCCGAAGCCAAGGCCCAGAACGACGCCCCCATCGAAGTCGCCAGCAAAACCGCCGAATACGCCCGACTCGACTACGAAGCCTCGCTGGAGGCGAACCGCAAGGCCGGGAGTTCCGTGGCCGCCTATCCCCCCACGCACATCGCCCGTCTCAAACTCAACATGGAAGCCTCGGATCTGAAGGTCAAAGAGGCCGAAACGGAATTCGAAATCAATCGCCTCAGCCGCGACCAGGCGATTGCGGAAATGGAAAGCTTCCGCATCGTCACCGGCATCAACGGCGTCGTCACTCAGGTCTTTAAGCATCCGGGGGAAGGGGTCCAGCAGGGAGAAGCGATCGTGCAGATCGTCAATCCCGACAAACTTCGGGTCGAAGGCTTCGTGAATGCCCAGGATGCCTATCTCCTCAAGCCGGGCATGCCTGTGCAGGTGTCGGTCACCATTCCCGAACAGAACAATACGACCAGGGAACTCCCCATCGAAGGCAAGCTTGGTTTCATTGACGTCACCGTTCAGCCGTTGAGCAACCGCGTACGGGTGTGGGCCGAAATCGATAACAGTGAGCATCGCCTCCGCGAAGGCCTGCCGGTGTCGATGAAAATCGCGAACGAGCCCGCCGCCCCCGCCCCCGCTCCGACCGAATCTACGGACAAGAAGTGACGATCAGGTCGAGTGGTCGGTGTTCCGCGACTCATGTTGAATATGGCTGTCAAACAACACGAAGTTCTGTCGTGATAAAGCTGACTGAGAACTGATCACTGAGAACTGAAAACTACGGATTGAGCGATTTCTGACGCGGCCACTCCATGCAGCAGCAGCAAGCCACTAATGCCGCGATCATCCCCTCGACACAGCGGCCGCTGCCGCTGCGGTGTCGCGCCGATCTGGTCGTCGAGCAGATTCTCTATCAAGACGTCGCCTATCCTGTCATCAAAGATCCGATCGGACTGAAGTATTACCGTCTGCAACCTGAACAGTTCGGCATCCTGTCGTTACTCGATGGCCAGCGCAGCCTTGAAGACTTGCGAGACGACCTGCAAGCACAGTTCCCGACGACACATATCACGCCTGCCGACGTGCAGTCGCTGGTCACCGACCTGCACGAGAAAGGTCTGCTGATCAGCGACCGTCTCGGACAAGGGCAATCCGCCCTGAAACGGCATCGTCAGGAACAGCTCAAAAAACTTCGCCAGACCCTGATGAACCCGCTCTATCTGCGGCTGCCAGGCTGGGATCCCGATGCGACTCTGAAGAAGCTCAATCCCTGGTGTGGGTGGCTGTTCGACTGGCCGGCCATTCTCGTCTGCATGCTGTTTGTGGCGACGTCGTGGCTGTTTGTGGCGGTGCGATTCGACGAGATCCGCCAGCGGCTGCCCGAGTTTCAGCAGTTTTTCGGCTGGCCGAACCTGATCTTCCTCTGGATCACGATGGCCGCCACGAAGATCCTGCACGAGTTCGGTCATGGGCTTTCGTGCAAACGCTACGGCGGGGAATGCCATTCGATGGGCATCATGCTGCTGGTGTTCAGCCCGACGCTCTACTGCGACGTCACCGACTCGTGGATGATGAAAAACAAATGGCACCGCATCATCATCGGCGCGGCCGGGATGTATATCGAAATGATCCTCGCGGCGTTCGCGATTCTCTTCTGGTACGGCAGCCAGCCCGGCCTGCTGAACAACCTGGCGCTGAACGTCTTTTTCATCTCGACGGTGACGACCGTCATCTTCAATGCCAATCCGCTGTTGAAGTACGACGGCTATTACATTCTGTCGGACTACCTGGAGATTCCCAATCTCACCTCCAAGGCGAGCAAGATGCTCTCGCAGACATTCGCCTGGACGGTGTTCGGCATCGACATGCCGACCGACCCTTTCATGCCCACGTCAGGGAAGGGCTGGTTTATTCTGTATGCGATTGCCTCGGCGATTTACCGCTGGGTCGTGCTGTTCGGGATCACGTTATTTCTCTATACCGTACTCAAGCCGTATCGCCTGCAGAGCCTGGGGATCGCAATGGCCGTGTTTTCGGTCTGCGGCGTGATCTTCGGACTCTTCTACCAACTGTTTCAGATGCTCTCAGCACCCCGGATCGATCCCATGAGCCGCGTTCGAGTTGCCGTTGCGATCGTCTTGCTGGGGGGGCTCGTGACCGGAGTCTTGATGCTGCCGGTCCCCTGGTACGAAGAAGCGGCGTTCTATCTCGAACCGGTGAACGTGCATCATGTCTATTCCTCGACCCCCGGATTTCTCGACCAGATCCACGTTGCACCTGACCAGACCGTGCAGCCAGGTCAGCCGCTGCTGACGCTCGAATCTCCTGAACTCAGCGACAAAATCGACGAACTGACCGAGCAACGCTCCGCCCAGGCGGTGGAGCCACAGCTCTATCGCGCTTTGAAAGATCCGGACAGCCAGTTGCTCGCGGAACGGCGACTGGAAACGATGGACCAGGAGATCTCCGACCTGCAGTTGCAACATCAGCAAACGCGGGTCGTCGCTCCGATCGCCGGCAAGGTGATCGCCCCGCCCCGGCTGCCTGTCCCCACGATCGATCAAACGCGACGCCAGCTGCCGACCTGGCACGGAACTCCGCTCGAACATGAGAACCTGCGCGCCTATCTCGACGAAGGAACCCATCTCTGCAGCATCGCTCCGGAAGACGACTATCAGGCGATTCTGTTGATTCAGCAATCTGACCGGGGCGACCTGAAACCGGGCGATCACGTGCGGCTCAAGCTCGATCTCTTTCCCAATCAGACGATCACCGGCGTCATCACCGATTTCTCGGACCGCGACCTCGAATACGCTCCCGCCAGCCTGTCGAACAAATACGGCGGCCCCTTGGCCACCGTCACTGATGCACAAGGCCGCGAGAAGCTCAACAATCGAGTCTATCAGGCGACCGTCAAGCTCGACGTTCCTCCGGAAGCCCTCCGCACCGGGATGCGCGGACGGATGCGCTTCATCGTCTCCGAACGCACCCTGTACGACTGGCTCTGGCGCTGGTTCCGCCAGACGTTCCATTTCCACCTGTAGGAGGGGGAGTCCAGTGTCCAGGGTCGAGGGTCCAGAGCCAGAGAATGTTGAGTGTTGAGCGCTGAGTGTTGAGTGTGGGAGAAGGGGCCAGGGAAGTGTATTTTTCACTCAACGCTCAACCCTCATCGCTCAACGTTTTTCAATGACAAATTCCTCACTCCCGACTTGAGCTTTTCTTTCTCGCGGCTGTGAATTTCTCCTGCTTCGTCTCTTCTCCCTGGCACGTCTTATCGGGCTTCTCCCGGGCGCTGTCAAAGTCTGCGGATTGTATCGATTTTTCCGCCCATCTGGCCGAATCGTTGTGCTGGGGTTGAATGATCGGCTGCCGCCAAAGCAGCTGTGTTCCTCAACCGTCGTCGGTCACGGGCGCCGCACGACGGCAGAACCAATCCTCCTGAGATCGGCGGCAGTTTCTGCTGGTTCCGAGTGGGCAGAATGCACTACAGACGTTCGGCACAATCTGCAGGCAAAGCGGGCAGCCAAAAGTCGTTGGCGGTCTGTCTCGCGGTCTGCCTGTTGCTTGCCGCCTGTCGCCAGCCCCACGATCCGATTCAATATCATGGAAAGCCGAAACCGGCCGACTACATCGATCAGGCAACCCGGATCACTTATCCCGATCTCGATCTTCCGCCT
This sequence is a window from Planctomicrobium piriforme. Protein-coding genes within it:
- a CDS encoding efflux RND transporter periplasmic adaptor subunit gives rise to the protein MRKYSIWQWTAICGLVFSPVQLTAGEIAVREPKLAFVDRVTFSVDRTGVIAKVPKEGEQLEAGQTVVQLKDEVPRAMLAVAEAKAQNDAPIEVASKTAEYARLDYEASLEANRKAGSSVAAYPPTHIARLKLNMEASDLKVKEAETEFEINRLSRDQAIAEMESFRIVTGINGVVTQVFKHPGEGVQQGEAIVQIVNPDKLRVEGFVNAQDAYLLKPGMPVQVSVTIPEQNNTTRELPIEGKLGFIDVTVQPLSNRVRVWAEIDNSEHRLREGLPVSMKIANEPAAPAPAPTESTDKK
- a CDS encoding HlyD family efflux transporter periplasmic adaptor subunit; the protein is MQQQQATNAAIIPSTQRPLPLRCRADLVVEQILYQDVAYPVIKDPIGLKYYRLQPEQFGILSLLDGQRSLEDLRDDLQAQFPTTHITPADVQSLVTDLHEKGLLISDRLGQGQSALKRHRQEQLKKLRQTLMNPLYLRLPGWDPDATLKKLNPWCGWLFDWPAILVCMLFVATSWLFVAVRFDEIRQRLPEFQQFFGWPNLIFLWITMAATKILHEFGHGLSCKRYGGECHSMGIMLLVFSPTLYCDVTDSWMMKNKWHRIIIGAAGMYIEMILAAFAILFWYGSQPGLLNNLALNVFFISTVTTVIFNANPLLKYDGYYILSDYLEIPNLTSKASKMLSQTFAWTVFGIDMPTDPFMPTSGKGWFILYAIASAIYRWVVLFGITLFLYTVLKPYRLQSLGIAMAVFSVCGVIFGLFYQLFQMLSAPRIDPMSRVRVAVAIVLLGGLVTGVLMLPVPWYEEAAFYLEPVNVHHVYSSTPGFLDQIHVAPDQTVQPGQPLLTLESPELSDKIDELTEQRSAQAVEPQLYRALKDPDSQLLAERRLETMDQEISDLQLQHQQTRVVAPIAGKVIAPPRLPVPTIDQTRRQLPTWHGTPLEHENLRAYLDEGTHLCSIAPEDDYQAILLIQQSDRGDLKPGDHVRLKLDLFPNQTITGVITDFSDRDLEYAPASLSNKYGGPLATVTDAQGREKLNNRVYQATVKLDVPPEALRTGMRGRMRFIVSERTLYDWLWRWFRQTFHFHL